The following DNA comes from Solanum stenotomum isolate F172 chromosome 11, ASM1918654v1, whole genome shotgun sequence.
TTCCTTTCAGactcttttcaagcctatgttgtgtttagcattccaactctcATACTtttacattcaatgtactgattccagttggcctgcatcttattatgatgcagattcaggtaaccaggatcatcacCCAGCacctcattgatccagttgagcactcagagtcagttggtgagcctccttacattccggaggactcattTTACTTTGCTTTAagtatttcattgttaggatgatcaggagtcttgtcccgacatccctttttgttttagaggcttcatagacagatagtATTAGTTCTctagtcttattcatttcatatgtatacattttaagacttgagttgccgtTTTGGCTaagatattatttcttaagttattgcatgagttatacttcttgtgtttaagtcttccgctgagtaagtaagtcaggccaagggttcgcttggggccagcaatggttctcgagtgtcagccacgtccggggtgtaggctcggggcgtgacataggtattagtaatgcaatgattttaatgcatgtattaaaatGGTTAAAGACTCAATTGCCCCTCAAAATCTTTTTAATCTTTCCCACCATAATTGCAGAGGGtatctttataaataaatttttttagcatgttatttttaacgcttcaaaccaaacaatgcacaaaaaatatatgtataattactGCAAGCATTACTAAAACTTGcactttattttttgtcttttttaagTACTAAATTAGGAGTTCTTAcctattataaataaataaaatttactaatagttatcactttaattaatttcaaagtTTCAAATATTAAGATAAATTTAATAGCTAGTTTAGTATACGTACATAAATGATTACTAACAGGTGAGATAAATCATGAAATATGACTTCAAAGTTATTATTGATTACTAAGACTATTAAAATAcactaataaaaattattaggtCACAAATGATTTCTTTACTTGTAACAATAATATAAAGAATCTAAGTATTTAGCAATACAATGCCAAATATTTAGAAAGAACAAATTATTTGAGCTATTAGatatcaaaaaatgaaatataggctattttattctaaattttagtCCAACCATCATAAAattcctaaaaataattatttgagttattatataccaaaaaataaaatgtgagcTTTTTATGCCAAATTTTAGTCCACGTTACAGTGGcaagatttctatttttcctAACATGATTTTCCAAAATCTTTTGTGATtcatcttgtttaaatttttttttttccttatcatatattttttgactTTAATACAAGCtaataaaaaatcatgtataGATTTTTTACTTGTAACAATAACATAAAGAATCTCAATATTTGGTGATACAATCCCAAATACATTTAAAAGGGTGGAGGGAGATATATTTGAGCTATTGGCATCTCCAATCCTAATCTCTATTTTACTATCCAAATATAaagttctttattttttcagacaaaCCAACTCCaactcaattctctattttactctctaaaaaataatctttttctctctcctcaatatgatattattatttctatttcattcttattttcttatttcataatatgcctcctttattatttttattttttaaaataataactttatATAGTTATcatgtaatataaaaaaattattttttcaaattctttacttattataaaagttattttttcctctaaatttctaaataacataaaattgcaagttaatattatataatatacaaattaatggacatttcaaataaaagtgaaattattAATGAAATGTAATTACATACAAACTTTACTTTCAAGATTATTACAATGCTCCCATAAAttctctattaatgcattattgagttcaaaatgaacatttttatccttaattattttagggacaaaggacaaatatacccccgaactttcgaaaatggtatgtcaatacccttcgtcatacttttcgGACATNTATTGTTCAAATCGGAGATTTTCGTGCAACAAGAACAACTacgaataattgaaaaaagaaatcaacaagCACAACCGCAATCACAACTACACTAATTATGTTGATCATACACTAATTTTTTCGAATATTGTTAAATCTAAAAATGACCTACCGGATTACTAAATTATTATTGTGATAAAATTATCATGttatgtattgttatcttgtatttaaattattgtgttatgtattgtattttaaaattataattttcatcttatcattttaattttgtgcattattcatagtgaaaattaataatgataTCAAACTATATTAAAGCgacgaaaattaaaaaaaactaaacattATTAATTCcggatgaaagtagtatatattaaataatatattttttaaaaatgttataattacattaatcccttaaaaagtaacacaaaccggatacataatatgtagctcagatacattaaaaactagctcggatatatcataaaataaatcggatacataatatgtagctcagatacattaaatagtggctcagatacattaatatgtagctcggatacattaaagaaataagggattttagaaataaaagggGATATTGGAAATAAGGGAAACATAAAACGtgtattttagtaatttttcctATCCATTTTACtttccaaatatagagaatgaagagtaaaatagaagTGAGTTAGAGATGGTCTTagatactaaaaaataaaactatagaCTATTCTATACCGAATTATTTGCCACAGTAGAagttcaaataaagaaaaaatagtcaAAACCTCCTTcctaattaatgtatttttgagaaaattttaaaaatagcaaatataatagacataataagactccatagctatagttttgataattgcaCTCCATAACCATAATTTCATTTGCTATGGAGGCAACGGTTTGTATATTTCTGTCCGTTTGAATATTTCgcttgcgaatatacaaataggATAAGTATATACAAgatttgtatatatacatttagAGTTTTTTCAGAAATCCATTTATATATTTCGcttgtcaatatacaaacaaagtaatttattattattttttcataaatcgtacacaaatatacaaaattctgaatttatattatacaaattttgaatttatacaaatcaggcgAATAGCAAGAATTGAGGAAATTATTGCCACAAATACAACAGATAATATGACCCCTAAGACTTTGAAGAGTTGCAATTTTTGCAAAAAGTGAAAACAGAAACTGTAAaccttttatttcttaaagtttggTTGAAAAGCAGTGCCTTGAAGGAAATCTTCTCTACAACTGGGCATAAATGatctgttttttttataaagaaattcAAGATACTGCAATCTTGGTtcctattaaaaataaaataaaataaagaatcaaTACAATTTTGAGAAATGACTTTATGTGCAACAGAATCAGCTAATAAATaagcaaataaaaatagaatacgTGAACTAAAAGTAAACAGAAAAGAGGATAAACTCTTTTGCAAGAAGGCACACCAACATTAGTCTCCTTCAgctcatttttcttttgataagcCCTTTGAAGAAGTCAAAACTGCATCCATGGAATAAAAACAAATTGTTAAACTACTAATGATCCAAGCAAACATgcttaaattaataattaaaaaaactaacaGCTCATTACTGCCAAAAATAACCCAGACAATAGGATAGAACCAAAAACAGCACCCCAATGATGGTAGTTATTCTTATCAGAAAAAATGACCGTAACGAAAGAACAGCTCATCTTTGTTTGTTTTCCTTTACCTAAATTTCCTAAAATAAAGCACACAAGGAAAATAgcaattttttgaaatgtatACGCATTCATCTTTCGTTAAGTAGCAAAACATTGATTAGATAGTTCATTGGTTATCTGTCTTTTTGCCTTCTATACTTTTTTTCTCTATGGCAAGTGGGCTAGAGAAATAGGAAATCCTTTTTGCAACTCCAATTTTTTACCCTTATCGACAAAGACAAGGGGAGGGCCTTGATTCTCAACCTAATTAATATATCAGCAACTATTACACTTCTTCTTTGACCTGTGGGTGTGAATCGCAGTTGTGGAACTAGCTCTGCCATGATGACTTCTGTACTTTTAGCTTATTCTTGGGGTATAGAAGGCGTTGATCCTAGTCGAGGTAAATGAATCATACCCAATTCCAGGGAAAAGGCAAGGAACTTTCAACAGGCATGGTATGAGAGGAAACAGACCAGCCTAAGGCCTCTTTAGCGACTCTATAGCTAACAGGTAGATGATATGAATAAGTACCTCATGTATTTATAACTAAAAAGCACTAGTGTTAACACAGAACTTTAAGGCAAATATGTGAACTGTATCATTGTAAGGATCGTCTCACATCCAATCAAACATTATAGTTACTGAGtggagaaaaatgaaaaaaatgtaagTAATTTTCATTTGATTTCTCTGGGATACTACTGTAAACTCTAATTTCTAAGACTTCATTGATTTTGGTTTCAATAAAAGGGTCCACTTTTCTTCATTTATACGTCTTAAAACTATCCCCATCCCAACTTAAAGATCTTACCTTGATTTTGGCATGGGTGATAATGTGagctaaaacttataatatCCGGATAGAAATGAGTCCAAAAGTAGAgaattaactttttattttgaaaattttgaacttctgaAAACTGAAGTGGACCCGATtacataagaaattaaaataacaaatttacaTCAGATTTAAATCTGTTGACAGTTGATAATCGTAAGACAAACCTGTTGCCATCTGGGTGTAACTCACACATTTGACCATCATCTGTGATTCCTAATAAATACCCTGAGGATGTCAAACCCTGAAAGTACAATCATTTGTTTATGTAGCTAATTACAGGGATAAAACAGTTTACTAGATCAAGGACAACTAAGACAAGTATGAAAATTATATGGTACTAATCAAAACAGGAATTTAAATAAACTTCAGAACGTGTTCACTTCATGGGGATTGATGAGGGGTGCCAGCTTCAGCTGAGtgattataaaaagaaaaacaatcaaCAAATATCACAAGCATAAACTAAAGGGTGGCACATGTCACATCATGGAAGGGAAGAATCAACAATCAAGGATTCGGTAGTAACATAGATTTTCTACAGGTTCCTTACCTTCTTCACAAGAATAAGAAGTGGTAGCTATTCATGGCCTCTCTTTTATCTGTTCAGAGATCCTTCATTAAACTCATCCTAGATATCGCTTCAGTTTCCTATACTTCACTCTAACTCAAGACGTTGAACCCAGTTAACTCATGGATAGCATATTAACAAAATCAAATTGAGAGGTTAAAGGgggaaaaaaaagatatttggtAACTCGTACATCGCACTATAACTCCATATTTTCTTAAGAGCACACTATTCCCTAGTGTGTATTAGGAGAAAAGTCACCCCTAACAACAACTAGGCCTCTATAGAAAGCAAGTCGGGATTGGCTATGAATCCTCATTGACCATGTCATTCCATGTGAAACTCGTCTCAGACAAGCATTGCGGCTTGCGCAACATAAAcaattaaatacaaataaaaaagactaAAAGTTCTCTATTTTCTATTGGGAGAAAAATATATGACAAGACTAAGAAGCTCCTAGAAGATGCACGACCTAAAGTAAATGTATTGATTTTTCTCTCCATCGGAACAATAGGGCCGTTATGCTCATTACTaaacttgttgaagaagtgaaaTATAACCAAGGCATATCTTTTTTATTAGAGGCTGAATCAATCCTttcccaaatcccaactaactGATATCAGCTATATCATCTTTCTCTTCCATTGTACTCTATTTTTTCACCTGATTTGCATGGCTCGTAACGGAAGAAAATTGATgtgtttattcatttataattCAAGTCTTTGGAACAATTTTAAGGAACTCATAGTGTGAATGGTTGTTATAAATCCTTTAACAGTTTCAAGTGCCTAAGTGGCCATTAAGGCTTTCAGTCTCCTATTCAGATAATCCCAAGAGAAAGATTGAATGGAACCCATCGACTTAAGTACTAAGCTCAAAAACATCCAAAAGCACCGCCAAAACCACCATCTTATCTTTCTGCAACACTATTCCAAATTGATGACTTCACATTACTAATCTGGTGCACTCCTCTTTCCGTGCATCTTAACATGTTATCCTGCAATGTATATTATAAGATATACCTGTTGGAGTTTAAATAACACATCACTGTCAAGAAGCAGCCTTACTAGAAATAGATCTCGGAGTTCAAAAAGAAATCATATTATAACCAAAAATAAAGAGTGACGAGGCGTAATACTGAAAATTGAATAAGAATAGTACTTTATTTCTCAGGACTAGTAACCGAGATAGTCCACTCAAACCAACCTGAATGGTGACTACATTTTCAACGAATTGGTCCTGATCATCGCTTCTATCCTGCACAATAACCCTCTGTCCACTGCATTTACATGAGAGGGCAGAAGAATCACAGTTACTAACTGAAGAGAAAACATCTTGTTAGACTTGAATTCAGCACtcaataagaaaaagaagtgaacTTCACACCGACTTAACCTGTATAATGGTTAACCAGATTTAACAATAGGTAAGCAGTCAAAAGGAAGAACAAAAAggtaaataattaaaatgaaccATGTGACAACCAGAAGAGTTTACATGTTCTGTCCATTAGTTGGTTTCATGATAACACATGTAAAATATTTCTACATCTGAATAAGGAATAAACATCATGGACAACCACGACATCTCAGACTCAAATCTCAGCGAAGGCAAAAAGAGTAGGtaatttcttcccatttatCCAAGCCTTGGTGGATAGAGACACATAGTTATATGATACCTATACTGGTGAAAGGTAGCAGGTAcccatggaattagtcgaggtgcacacAAGCTGACCCGGACTCTAGTCCTCTACGGTtagcaaaattaaaaaatagtgaATAAACGACATGGACCATACATTGATTATGTGATGTCAAGTGTAGCAGATAATCAACTCCCACCAAATACATTTGGGCTTGCTCAGAGGTTAGCTTTGCATCTTCTTAATTTCTGGGTATGCGTTAGTATACAGTAAAGGATTCGAGCTCCATCCAACTTCCTCTTTACCTTTTACTTTAGATATGTGAACTTgttttaatataaaaagaagGATAACATTTTCACCAGAAGAGAGAAatgagagaaaaagaagagagcCGAAGGCCAGTCGAGGAGGCCAAAAAATAACATATGACCATTTCTGGGAATTtgtaaataaaacaaaaacatcTGGAGGGTCCCCGAGTATTGTCCTCCGTCCTTCTGCTCAATTTCATGTTAATTCACTCTTACAATACGAGGATCTACCTTCTCCTTTTGCTGCGGTTACAACTTTAGCTCCACAGAAGTCTACAGaacatttttttctcttcacgTCACAGTTTTTGGAGGGAGATTTGCACTACCATTCACCTCACGTCCACAAGCTTTTGTCCATTTTATGCAGGATGAAGCTGTGCTAATTTTCTGTCATCTGATGGACAAGGAAGGTGGCATTTCTTGAACCAAGTAGTCCCATGCATCTTCAGCTTTGTCATGGCTATCCATCAGACGTAAATCTACTATACAACCTTCCAGCCACCAAAGAACCATGATACCTAGGCTCGGACATCAGTTCCAATACAAGTACATTGAAATCTTTGTGCATCATTACTGTGTTTGAATGATACAAGTGAACTACCAAGGCCTaggtccattttaattttgtttaaaagtcCCTTTTGTAGGCAGGACTCAGGAGAATGACACAATCCAGCGATCCACAAGTGTTATATCACACAAAGCTTTCCTTTACTCATCTAGGAGCAGTCTTGTCCTACCCTATGACATGGTAAAAGAATTTGAGTTTTACCTACGTTCTCCCATCAAAAGCACATTCAAGCATAAAAAGAAGCACACATGTGATTAGAAGTGAATAAAGGATCAACTTTACAGGATTTCTATAGCATAAAGTTCTCTGCTTGGTAAAAAGCTTCAAAGTGGAAGAGTAGCAGGCTAGCAGCATAACAGATATTGGAATCTACAGTAACATATAACAGTTTCTACCTGTGTAACCAAGTCTGATAGTACAACTCTTCAAGAGCTTGAAATCCTGCATGCACACAGCAGAATGTATCACTCTTTTCATTACCATACCACGATATGCAGAAGCTCTTCACCAAGAAATCACTCCATGATTTCCAGGTAGAACAGTTCTAAGATAATCACAAACAGCAAAATGAAGTTGATAATAAACCATAAAACTGAACTTTATGAATTCGAACATTGCACGAGAATCTAATACACAACGTCCCAGAATACCACCAACACTACAAAATTTCTATGGATCTCTAAGCTGCATAAGCACCTAATACCCTGGATGACAAGCTCAACATTAACCAACCCAATGCAAAATATAATCATTACTGAACCTCCAACTCATTTGCTAACACTGAAATATCATTATTCTCCTTATCAAAAGTATCATTATTCTCATTACTGAACCTCCAATTCATTTGTTGACACTGAAATATCATCTCAATGGAAAACTAGGACACCGAAACAGGCCAGCTTAGGAAAAGGCACAGGCAAGTGGAAATAGAGTCCAGCATATGATACATTCTGATATCTTTTTTTGAGAGAGGtaacaaaatgataaattttgatattagcATTGAACTATCAATGGGAAGAAAGGTTGGTATTATTTGATAAACCATTTTTTGGACACGTTTTACATACAACTGGTAAATTACAATCTCATCACCATCAACCAAAAACTATGCTTAAAATTACTGAATCTTCCACCAAGAACCAACTTAGTTTTtccactaaatatatataaacagtTTATAGAAACAAGGACACCTCACATTCATATTGGAAGTTTGCGaacttcatttcatttttttaacatCATCCACCAAGAAGAAAAAGTAAGGGGAGGGGAGGAGAAAGCATTATCTTTCTAGAAACAATTACTGGATACCACTCAAATTACATGGTATGCAAACAAcaatatgatatttattttatttttttatttattttataactgAAAAATTCCCTATGAGTTAGCAAGCTAACGCCAGTTGGCCCATAGGTTTGATACCCAAAATATAGACCTACCCTTCTACCTTGCTCCCAGTTAAATGCTAAGTTTCATGTCAGTAGTGGGGCAGACAACAACATCTTATAGAAAAATGACATTAAAGAACAACAGCAAAAcctaaagcaaaaaaaatgattaaaatctCTGATATTGTAACCTTGCTCATATGAACAGGTTTTGCGACACAGTCAGCTTCCGTATTAATAGCTCTCTGTCACTTTAACCCTgctcatatatttttaagattacTCAATTCCATTGCTaaattttatgattaaaatctcaaaatgaaattgataaaaaagAGTTAGCTGACAAGTTAAAGACCTACTAGTTGGAGTTTTTTTAACATTGGGGTTTAAGGATTTCACAGATATTGAAAATTTTCCAATGTTTAACATGGCTCTCTTTTCGGGTTTAAGAAGTTGAGTAGCTATTTAGCAGCATCGAaagttctctttatttttgtcatgCCCCAAGACTTTGGCTGGGAAATCTAACCCACTGattcttttctctctctctcatcCTTCGTTTCTGTTTATCATTGGTGGTCATTACTTGTTGTACTGATTTATCCAGGagctaaaattattttaatactaTCTTCATTTCTGAAAAGCTGACCACATGCAACATCATGTTTTGGTATGTAGAAACTCAGGACCACCTAGACAAACGTAGCTCTAGCTTAGGCTCAACAAAGGCAGAATTAAAGTAGGTAAGATCTAAAACCCAAACCAAAGATGAAGTAACACAAAAATATGAAGCTAAATTGGAAGTACTTTGAACTTACACAAGGCTTCaatattttatgtttctcccatgTTGATGAGTTAAAAACAAGAGTAAAGGCTATCAAGTAAACTACAAAACCAGGAAACAGATAGAAAATGAATGGTTGTTCTTTTGATCTATGAATAACCATATTGATCAACTTGAACTAGCATGCTGAGCATTCCAGAACATCCATATTATTGACTAGTCCGTGGAGTTTGTATTTCAACAATTGGAAGTCGGCCAGTATATTCATGATGGTTGAGTAGTTAAAAGGCAACTTACCTTGTTTTAAGAAAACATCATAAAGGTTCtcaaatttattgaaaaagGCTGCAATGATATCTTCTCTTTTCAATTCACGTGAGAGAGGATTCACTCTCTTCAAAGCAGCATTCAAGCATGTAGTAGGCTTCTCGTTCCCCACATTCAATCCAACTCCTGCGAAGTATTTTTTATCAAAGCACTCCAATGTAATTTCTCCAAATCGATATAGAATGAGAGGAGAAAGAAACAAATACAGATGTTCATCAGTCGATTTAGAATGATTTGAAGAGGGTGCATGAAAGTTAGCTATGTTAATCAAGACTGCAAGAGTAAGAAAATTTGTTGACTAACTAAATTCATTAAGTTTGCAACATCTGAAACCCCGTCAAGCTGGTAATGGCATGCAaagttctataaattgaaggAAAAAGTCTGTTCTTTATTTCAAACAGGAAGAGAAAATATAATGAACATCAGTGACAgtatttccttttttcctttttgcaaGTTAATGAGTGAGACAGTTTACCAGCACTAACATAGAACTTCTTTGACCTATATACCGATGTGCTTAGGATGCCTCCCACTTTAAGGCCACCTAAATATAGATCATTTGGCCACTTTATTCGAACATCAAGATGTGGCGTGCCCTGTAACACATAACGCAGCCAAGaacaagaaggaaaaaaaagtttaaCATACCAACAGTTATTCTAAATAAAGTATATGATCTACATGTTACACAAAGCTTCTATGCAGCACACATCTAGTTTCAACAAATCCTGTCCTATCACTCCTCCTTCTTCCATATCTATCCAGATAGCATTTGAAATTGTTCAAATACATACTACCTACAGTATTATGGCATAATCAAAGCAATTAGGAGTATTATTTTGCCAAATAGCGATAAGGTTTAGGAAATACTATATGTTCATCGATACACCACCAACACATGAAGATAcaaattcttaattatttagGCAAATCTAAACGAAAACAAAGTAATCAATAGAAAAGATTGACAGAGAATCTTGTAACTCAAGAAGAACCAAAAATCTATGAGTGCTCCATCTAATAAGCAGTTCTAATCATCTGAATCTACCTGAAATTTGATATAAGTGCATCTTACAGTTCACTGACTAATTCAATGGACACTGTTAATTATCCAAATTTTCCCTGTCACGGTAATCTCTTTCCTGAATACTTCCTAACACAAAAAACATTCTTTAGGAAATAGGACACTCTCTTTAGCAGACCAATAAGCACTAAACAATAAATGTCTGCAAGTACTGTATACAATTATTCACAGACCATTCATCAGATAACTGCTTCAATTTCCAAGTATACAAACACAATGACAAAACCATAAAGTACATGAGTAAGAACAAACGTTTCAATTGACAAAATCTAGATAGAGCATATAAAACTTACAAAGATAAGTGAGAAAACTTTAATTCATTGTTAAAGCAATGTGGACATATAGTCACATTTATCTCCTTCTTACTTTTCCCATACATTGATTAAACATTTACCAATCTAATTTCAATTTCAGGATGCCAGCCATTACACATTTGTAATATAAGTACTTACCTTTTCCAAACAGATAGCCTTAATGGCCTCTGTCATAGCAAGACAGACTACATACTGCAAATGTGGCACCACTCTGCCGTCCTCCATTTGTattgaaaatgaaaacaaaaggCAACCCTTTGGTGATTGCCACAAATTACTCGAACGGCCTTCAAaggtaaataaatatataatcaaatcaaaGTAACATATGAATAAATTTGGGCAAATATGATAAGACCAAAAAATCTTCAATACACAAAATACAACAACTTCAGTTTTTAATTCCTAGTCTACAAGTcatgcatttttttaaaattatttttgtgtattgaACA
Coding sequences within:
- the LOC125844903 gene encoding biotin--protein ligase 2-like — protein: MISQFKHIFFTASLRKFPNFPSILPLPHLKAFSASHVLGGKMESEAPDRTLLLLAGKSNEENDVAKVLKDNNTLQLRKNGEEVEVILPSEVETPFEDDAFQIGEYFNSLSTKHFGRLIIYSPKLSSTHDVISQNNSDLPVGTVCVADVQLKGRGRSSNLWQSPKGCLLFSFSIQMEDGRVVPHLQYVVCLAMTEAIKAICLEKGTPHLDVRIKWPNDLYLGGLKVGGILSTSVYRSKKFYVSAGVGLNVGNEKPTTCLNAALKRVNPLSRELKREDIIAAFFNKFENLYDVFLKQGFQALEELYYQTWLHSGQRVIVQDRSDDQDQFVENVVTIQGLTSSGYLLGITDDGQMCELHPDGNSFDFFKGLIKRKMS